Below is a genomic region from Trichocoleus sp..
CTCTAGATGCACTTGAAGACACTTTAGCTACTCGTTGTGTCACGCTTTCAGCAATGCCAGAAGTGATTCGTCAGCACACGCTCTTTCACTGGTGGAAGGAGACCTAAAATAGTGCCACTCTACCAATCGGATTTCGTATAACATATCGAATTGATAAAATCGATCGTAGCAAGTGAACGCGCACCGAATAGGGGCTGCATCTTGTTCTCTACTTAAACCGATCGTTAAAGCAATAACCCATTTCAAGCCTGCCTCCCGCTCTCTCCTTTCATTACAGCAGAGGCAATCAAATGAGCAATCCGCAACGCTTCGGGCACATGACCCCGATCGGTGACTCGCTGCAACACCTTTGCCATGATCAGCGGCTCAGCCCCGCAAACCTGAAAGTAAAATGGCGGATGAGCATGAATCAGTCCGGCTCGGTCGATCGTTGCTAACTTTGTCTCTGCTCCTGGGAGCCGCTTCACAGCATATTCTACTTTTGTCATATGCGGCAGACGACGCATCACAGCCACACAAGGACGATTGAGGCGTTCTGCGAGCAGCGGTAGATCAATCACATTGAAGCCACCCATTGAGATTCCGTCTAGCAAAACGACGTGCAACTGCGGTAGAAACTTGCCTGATAAAAGCAAATTGCAAATCACATCTGTTGCATCACAGCCATCTGGTTGAATTTGACCCCAAACCATCCCTTCAAATCGCGTTCCAGCACAAACCACCCCCGCGATCGACACAGGCAATCCAGACTGCCGCACAAATGGAGCATCATCAAAGCCAATGACGCGAATTGTTTTGTGA
It encodes:
- a CDS encoding DUF99 family protein; amino-acid sequence: MTLAKLLEHHKTIRVIGFDDAPFVRQSGLPVSIAGVVCAGTRFEGMVWGQIQPDGCDATDVICNLLLSGKFLPQLHVVLLDGISMGGFNVIDLPLLAERLNRPCVAVMRRLPHMTKVEYAVKRLPGAETKLATIDRAGLIHAHPPFYFQVCGAEPLIMAKVLQRVTDRGHVPEALRIAHLIASAVMKGESGRQA